GCAATTCACCGTGCCCTTGCTGTGGATTTATAACAATTCCGAATAATGGCGATGCCCTTGCCTATGTCTGCCCAATATGTCTTTGGGAGATAGATTTATTTATTCAAAGTGATGATGAGGCAAGTGACCAAAATCATGGATTAACATTGATTGAAGCCAGAAAAAACTATCAACAGTTTGGGGCGGTATTGGCTAATTTGAAGAAGTATTGCCGGGAACCCCAAAAACATGAATATCCCATAACTAAGGATGAAGAATAACCAGGAAATATTTTTCTTTTGGAGAAAGAGAAAATTTAAACTGTGGGGGTGGCTTGCTTGCTAAGAGAAGAATTGAGGAAACGAGCATTATCGATGGTCCAAATTCCCAATCATTTTCAACCAGTCATTGAGGAATATACTGAGGGAGAGAATGGAGAAGGTGGGGCCATGTTTTCATGGACAAACAAAGAAAAAGATGAAGGTATTATGATAAGTCTAGATCTTGCGGGTAATTTGACTAGTTTACTAATTGATATGAACGATAAAAATTCCAATGCCATCCCTTTAAATGTAGCGGAAAGAAGAGAACGAGCGGAACAATTTTTACTAAGCCATTATCCCCAGGCATTAAAGGATTTAACTTTATATAACACAAAAAAACTTACTAATGGATATCGTTTTTACTATGAACAAATGGTAATGGACTTACCGCTAGATGATGCTGGTTGTTTTATTGATGTTGACGCTGCGGGGAGCATTGTTGAGTTTACATACAGAGGCGTGAAACAGACACCTGAAATACCAACGAAGTTGATTTCAAAAGAAGTGCTAATTGAACATGTACAAAACAGACTGGATTTTCAACTCAGGGTTACAAATCTTTATACTGATATTCATAATGTAGCGGAGGATGGGCTCCGCCTGGTGTACATACCGGAGCCATTTATGGAATATCAAGCAGACGTTTTGCAACCAACGTTAACCATTGTCCATCAAGAAGAGGATCTGCAAAGGTATGCTACAGTGCCTCCGCCATCGGGCACAATAGAACGCAAAGATTTATCCATTGAGGATATCGTTGGTATTTCTGAGGGGATGGAAGTAATTCGTGAAGTGGATATGGGGGAAGAAACCGGCATTGTGTGGCGTGATCGAGACTGGGAGACGAAGGAACAGGATTTATCCATGGTTGGCTTTTTCCAAAGACATTCGGGGGGTACCGTTAAAGCCTTCATTGCAAAGAAGACGGGTAAAGTCAGAAGTTTTATGTGGTTTAAAGAACGAAGCGGCGACCTTTGCCTTAGTCACCAAGCATGTTATCAAAAAGCCATAGACTTTCTACAAAGGGTTATTCCAGATTATTATCAGTATCTGCAATTGATTGTCCGGGAAAATGAAGAAGTGGATGGTACTGAAATGCAACAATCATTCCTTTTTCATATGTGTAACGAACATGGCATACCAATGGAGTTAGGATTAGTAACGGTTGTAGTTAACCGCAAAACCGGACAAATTGATCATTACAGTGGACCGCGTTTTGACGTGGAACAATTGAGCCAAATCCCTGCTGAACCAGCTATTTCTAAAAAAGAAGTCAGGGAAATATTTATCAATCATTTGGATTTTAAATTAGCATGGAGCAAAAATTATGATAGTGAAACAGAACCCTATACCCTTGTTTATCAAGCATGTGATCGGCATTCCAGAACCCCCATCCGGTACATAGATGCCATGACTGGGGCAGTTATTTCCGATAAAGATAAATGACGACAATAGGCGGTTTATCAACCTATGTCTTTAATCATTTATGGCATCTCTCATGTTCCATGGTTAAATAAATCTGCTTTGGGGAATGACATTGGTAGAAAGGGAAAAACCAACCTATTATCAGGAGGAATGAACTATGTTTAAACGCATCGAACATTTAGCATTTAATATTAAGGACAGAGCCAGGTCTATCCATTTTTACGAAGAACATTTTGGTTTCAAAAAATATTATGAACATGATGTTCCTGAACCCACAATAGAAAAAATAATTTATCTTAGACTAGGTGACACCATTATAGAGTTGATACATATGCCAACTGGCTCGCCAATTCAAGGATTTCATTTCTGCCTTGAGAGTGATAACTTTGAGGAAGACTATACCCGCCTAAAAGCTGCCGGTATTCCTGTTGATACCGAGCCTCAACCTGCTGGATCAAGGGAGCCAGGAGAAGAAGGTTGGCGTAGAACAGTATTTGTCGGTCCTGACGGAGAATTAATAGAAATTAGAGGATAAAAACTTACAGCATAAAACCCGTGTCAGCGGGCACGGGTTTTATAGCTAATTATCCCAATGGCATTGCCTCCATTAAATATATTATGCTAGAATAACCCTGTCGAGGGTGGTATCTTTATGAACTGCACCTCAAGGGTATGGCAATTATTAAAATATTAATACTGGGTATATACTCGCTTGGAACCGCTTGGACCGAGAAGGAAGGAATTGAAGGACGTCAAACGACCACCTGTGGTTTCAGGGGTCGTTTTTTTGTTTTTAGGTATCAGAATTAAAACCTAGATAGGTAGGGGGTGTGATATTGAGTAAACCAACTGTAACGGTGGTGGGTGCGGGTAAAGTTGGTTCGGCAATGGCGGTGGCTTTGCAAAGGTCAGGCTATCCAATAGTGGGCGTGGTCAGTGGTAGCGTATCCAGCGCTCAAGCCCTCGGTTTGCGCCTGGGAGTTAATTATTCTACCCAGTTAACGGCCTTTACCAATGGCGCGCAAATTGTCTTTATTACCACCCCCGATAGAGAAGTGGTGAATGTGGTGACCACAATTGCTAATAACGGCGGTTTTAAAGCGGGACAAATTATTGTACATACCAGCGGTTCAATACCCTCGACAGCCATTAACATTGCCCGACAGCATGGGGCGTTGGTGGCAGCTTTTCACCCATTGCAATCCTTTGCGGATGTGGAAACAGCCATTTTGAATTTGCCTGGCAGCTATTTTGCCATTGAAGGGGATGCCGACGCACTGCCGGTTTTAAATCAACTGCTGAATGACTTACATGGCCATGGCATTACCATTAACCCAGAGGATAAGCCTCTTTATCACGCGGCGGCAGTGGTGGCATCTAATTATTTAGTTGCCATTATTCACTTAGCCACAGAAATGCTGGCCAAATTGGGCCTAGAACGGCAGCAGTCTGTGCCGGCTTTATGGCCGCTCATAATGGGCACGTTGAACAATATTGAAAAGGACGGCACTATTAAGGCATTGACCGGTCCCGTTGAGCGTGGCGACAGCATTACACTGGACAAACACATCAAAGCCATTAATGAACTAGGCGCCGTTGAACAGCAAGTTTACCAATCCCTGGGCAAGCTGACGGTGGCGTTGGCATTGCAAAAGGAATCAATTAACCAAGCCACCGCCACAGAATTAATCAATATATTGGAGGGAAACAAGAATGAATAAACCCGTTACCACTTTAGAATTAATAAAGATGAAACAACAAA
This Peptococcaceae bacterium 1198_IL3148 DNA region includes the following protein-coding sequences:
- a CDS encoding VOC family protein, which gives rise to MFKRIEHLAFNIKDRARSIHFYEEHFGFKKYYEHDVPEPTIEKIIYLRLGDTIIELIHMPTGSPIQGFHFCLESDNFEEDYTRLKAAGIPVDTEPQPAGSREPGEEGWRRTVFVGPDGELIEIRG
- a CDS encoding YcdB/YcdC domain-containing protein — its product is MACLLREELRKRALSMVQIPNHFQPVIEEYTEGENGEGGAMFSWTNKEKDEGIMISLDLAGNLTSLLIDMNDKNSNAIPLNVAERRERAEQFLLSHYPQALKDLTLYNTKKLTNGYRFYYEQMVMDLPLDDAGCFIDVDAAGSIVEFTYRGVKQTPEIPTKLISKEVLIEHVQNRLDFQLRVTNLYTDIHNVAEDGLRLVYIPEPFMEYQADVLQPTLTIVHQEEDLQRYATVPPPSGTIERKDLSIEDIVGISEGMEVIREVDMGEETGIVWRDRDWETKEQDLSMVGFFQRHSGGTVKAFIAKKTGKVRSFMWFKERSGDLCLSHQACYQKAIDFLQRVIPDYYQYLQLIVRENEEVDGTEMQQSFLFHMCNEHGIPMELGLVTVVVNRKTGQIDHYSGPRFDVEQLSQIPAEPAISKKEVREIFINHLDFKLAWSKNYDSETEPYTLVYQACDRHSRTPIRYIDAMTGAVISDKDK
- a CDS encoding Rossmann-like and DUF2520 domain-containing protein is translated as MSKPTVTVVGAGKVGSAMAVALQRSGYPIVGVVSGSVSSAQALGLRLGVNYSTQLTAFTNGAQIVFITTPDREVVNVVTTIANNGGFKAGQIIVHTSGSIPSTAINIARQHGALVAAFHPLQSFADVETAILNLPGSYFAIEGDADALPVLNQLLNDLHGHGITINPEDKPLYHAAAVVASNYLVAIIHLATEMLAKLGLERQQSVPALWPLIMGTLNNIEKDGTIKALTGPVERGDSITLDKHIKAINELGAVEQQVYQSLGKLTVALALQKESINQATATELINILEGNKNE
- a CDS encoding CPCC family cysteine-rich protein produces the protein MNSKKYEVNMVGNSPCPCCGFITIPNNGDALAYVCPICLWEIDLFIQSDDEASDQNHGLTLIEARKNYQQFGAVLANLKKYCREPQKHEYPITKDEE